Below is a window of Candidatus Nanopelagicales bacterium DNA.
CTGGAGAGGATCCCGGAGTTCGTCCGCCAGCGCCGGCGATTGGACATCTGGTGGACTGCCGTGCGGGTCGCGCTCGCTGAGCCGCCCATCGAAGCTGGCATGGAGCCAACTCGCGGTTTGGCCCCCGACTCTGCTCAGCAGGAAGCCTATCCACCCCCTCGGGCGTGGCAGCGAAGGAATCCGGAAGCTGCGAAGAGACTGTCCAGGGCCCGCCACTTCATAGTGTCCTGCGGGGAGGAACTGGATCTGGCGCCCGAAGTGCTCATAGCCCCTGACTGCGTGCGGCAGCTTGCCTGGTCTCCGCCCGATCCCGCGACGCCAGGGACAGTGACTGCGAAGTTGGTTTCGGCAGGGGTGCGGCAGTGGCAAGTTGAGTTGACCGCTGCCGGACTCAGCGAGGCCATGTCGCCCAACGGGCCCGATGGCGCCTTGCGCGCACCGGTCGAGCAGCCCAAGACCGACTCTGTCCCAGGGTGACAGACCCCACACTTCCCCCCGACATCCCGAGAGTTACTCGTGGGTAATATCAGGTAACCGGGCCAACGCGGGCTAGCCCAGGACGCACCGACCCCGGCCGAACTTCCGAAGGAGCAACTGTGGCCCGAACTGTCAGAGACGTGGTCTTCGTCGATGGTGTACGTACGCCTTTCGGTCGCGCGAGCAAGAAAGGCATCTACGCCGAGACGAGGGCGGACGACCTGGTAATCCGTGCCATCAGGGGCCTGTTGGCACGCCACGAGGACCTCCCTGTGGAGCGCCTCGACGATGTCTGCGTCGCCGCGACGACGCAGATCGGGGACCAGGGACTTACCATCGGTCGCACTGCCGCCTTGTTGGCTGGACTCCCCAGGTCGGTGCCGGGGTACAGCATCGACCGGATGTGCGCGGGAGCCATGACAGCCGTCACGACGCTGTCCGCCCCAATCATGGTTGGGCTCTACGACATTGCGTTGGCAGGCGGCGTGGAGCATATGGGCCGCCACCCGATGGGGGAAGGAGTGGATCCGAACCCCCGCTTCCTCGCGGAGCGACTGGTAGACCCCGAGGCGCTGCTGATGGGCAAGACAGCGGAGAACTTGCACGACCGGTTCCCTGACATCACGCGCGCCAGGGTCGACGAGTACGCCCTGGCGTCGCAACACAAGACGGCGCAGGCCTACGAGAACGGCAGCATCCAGCAGGACCTGATCCCCGTCGCCACCAGGAGCGCCGAGCTGGGGTACGGCCTGGCCACTACTGACGAGCCCCCAAGACCGGGGACGACTCTGGAGGCCCTCGCGAAGTTGAAGACTCCCTTCCGTCCCTACGGCCGCGTGACCGCCGGTAACGCGGCGGGACTCAACGACGGCGCGACGGCCGCGCTCCTCGCGGCGGAGAGCGTCGCTGACGAACTGGGGCTTCCCAAGAAGATGCGACTCGTCTCGTTCGCATTCGCCGGCGTGGCACCAGAGGTGATGGGAATCGGTCCGGTGCCTTCGACCGAGAAGGCACTGTCGAAGGCCGGCTTGAACATCAGCGACATCGGCTTGTTCGAAATCAACGAGGCGTTCGCGGTACAGGTGCTGGCATTCCTGCAGCATTTCGGCCTAGCGGACGACGATCCACGCGTGAATCCGTTCGGCGGCGCGATTGCCGTGGGCCATCCGCTGGCTTCCAGCGGGATACGCCTGATGACATACCTGGCCCGTCACTTCGAGAACAACCCCGGCGTCAGATACGGGCTGACAACCATGTGCATCGGGCTGGGCATGGGCGGAACGGTCATCTGGGAAAACCCGAACTTCGACGGCAAGGAATCCTGACATGCCAGAAGCCAACAACAGCGGCGCACCATCACTGGAGTTCGCCGACGAGGTTGTCACCCACGCCCGTCTGCGGTTCATCGAACTTCCAGACACCGCCGGGACCGCCGCGCTCATCACGCTGGACAACGGCTTCGACCACACCAAGCCCAACACCTTCGGGCCGGGGGGTCTGCGCTCCCTGAGCGCCGCTCTGGACGAGGCGTCCGATCGCGATGACGTCGTAGCGCTCGCCATCACCGGAAAGCCCTTCATCTTCGCCGTTGGAGCGGACCTGTCAGGTGTGCCAAGCATCGCTAGCCACGATCAAGCCCTGGCCATAGGACGTTTCGGCCACGACGTGTTCCGTCGCCTCGGAGAGTTCGGCGTGCCAACGTTCGCGTTCATCAACGGAGCGGCCATGGGTGGCGGCCTCGAGCTCGCGCTTCACTGCACCTACCGCACCGTCTCCTCCGGAGCGGCCGCCATCTCGCTACCCGAGTGCTTCCTTGGACTTCTGCCCGGATGGGGCGGCACGTACCTTCTGCCGAACTTGATCGGACCGCAGAACGCGCTGCGGGTCATCGTCGACAACCCCCTGGCGCAGAACCGCATGCTCAAGCCGAAGGACCTGACGAGCATGGGTATCGCCGACGCCCTGTTCGAACCGGCTGATTTCCTTGAGCGCTCCCTGGCTTGGGCGGCCGACGTCATCAGCGGGCAGGTCAAGGTCGAACGCGCGTCGATCGACCGCGGCGAGGCCTGGGACGCAACCGTCGAAGCGGCTCGCGCCGGGCTGTCAGCTCGCCTGCACGGAGCCGCGCCAGCCCCCGTGCTCGCCGTGGACTTGATCGGCGCCGCCAAGACGGCCGACCGCGATACCGCGTTCGCCGCCGAGGACGCGGCGCTCGCCGATCTGATCATGAGCGATGAGCTGCGAGCGGGGCTGTACTCGTTCGATTTGGTGCAGAAACGGGCGAAGCGACCCGTGGGAGCACCGGACAAGTCGCTCGCCCGGCCCGTTACCAAGGTTGGGATCGTGGGGGCCGGCCTGATGGCCAGCCAACTGGCCCTGCTGTTCATACAGCGCCTGGAAGTACCCGTGGTGATGACCGACTTGGATCAGGCACGGGTGGACAAGGGCGTTAGCTATGCGCACGCCGAGCTGGACAAGCGACTGGCCAAAGGCCGGCTCACACCCGACAAGGCCAACCGGCTCAAGGCGTTGCTCACCGGGGCCGTCAGCAAAGAGGCCTTCGCCGATGCTGACTTCGTAATTGAGGCCGTTTTTGAGGACCTCCAGGTGAAGAAACAGGTGTTCGCCGAAGTAGAGGAAGTGGTTAGCGACACGTGCGTGCTCGCCACCAACACGTCCTCACTGTCGGTATCAAAGATGGCGGCGGATCTTCGCCATCCGGAGCGGGTCGTCGGATTCCACTTCTTCAATCCGGTGGCGCTGATGCCGCTGCTGGAAATCGCCAGGGCCGAGAAGACCGACGACCAGTCCCTTGCCACCGCGTTCGCTGTCGGCAAGGCCTTGAAGAAGTCATGCGTACTGGTCAGCGACGCGCCAGGCTTCGTGGTCAACAGGCTGCTGACGCGCTTCCTGGGTGAAGTCACACGAAGCGTTGACGAAGGCACTCCATTCGACGTCGCCGATCAAGCCCTCAATCCCCTCGGCTTGCCCATGACGCCGTTCGTGCTGCTCCAGCTCGTCGGCCCAGCTGTGGCATTCCACGTGTCTGAGACGATGCACTCAGCCTTTCCCGAGCGGTTCTACGTGTCTGAGAATCTGCGTCGAGTCGTGGCCGCCGGGAAGTCAGCGATTTGGACATATGACCAGGCCGGGACCCCATCGGTCGATCCAGAGGTCGCGAAGCTGTTCGAGCAAGGCGACAAGGCTCTGTCCGCAGCCGAGGTGCGCGACCGCGCACTCGAAGCGCTCGCCGAGGAAGTCCGCTCGATGCTCGACGAGGGCGTCGTCGCCGAGCCACAGGACATCGACCTTTGCATGATCCTGGGGGCCGGTTGGCCATTCCACCTGGGCGGCATCACTCCATACCTGGATCGCACCGGAGTCTCTCAGAGGGTGACTGGAACCACGTTCCTCGCGCCTGGGGTAGCCTCGCTGGCTCAGTGATCAGTAGCTGGTTCGGACAAGGATTCGGTACCCGGCGCCGGGGCCGCAGCCTTCAACAACTCCGGTCGCCCGAACAGGTACCCCTGAGCCAGATCGCAGCCCAGTTCCAGCAGGGACTCAGCCTGCTCACGGGTCTCGACGCCCTCTGCGATGGCCACCAGTCCGGTATCGTGCGCGAGCTGGATCACGGCGCTGACGATCCGGCGGGACTCTTGGTCTTCTTCCATGACCGACACGAACGCACGGTCTATCTTGAGGATGTCGGCGCTGAGGTTTCGCAGTTGGCTCAGGCTTGAGTACCCAGTCCCGAAGTCGTCGATAGCGATCCTGACCCCCGCGTCTCGCAGCGACCGCACGTTCGATAGCACTTCATCGTCAAACATCAGCAACGCCGACTCAGTCACCTCGATGGTCAGCCTCAAGGGATCAACACCGCTGCTCTGCAGTTCACCGAGCACGTGTGACGCCAGATCCAGATCTTTGAGTTCCTCGGCTTCGATATTCACCGCGACACCCGCGGCAGGCGCGGGCAGGGAACCTTTCGATGCGTCGCGCAGGACCTGACGCAGTACAAGCTTGTCAATCGTCGGCATCAGTCCAGCCGATCGCGCTAGATCTAGGAAATCCAGTGGCGGCAAGATGCGCCCGTCTGCGGTCCTCAAGCGCAGCAGCGCCTCATACTCCTGCACCTCGCCGTCCCGAAGACGGATGATCGGCTGGTAGGCGATCTCGAACCCGTCACCGGCGACCGCCCTCGCCAGCTCGATGCGAACATTCAGGGCCGCCTCGGCCTGAACTCCCATCGACTCGGCGTAGAACTGGACTCTGCCCCTCCCCCGCAGCTTGGCCCGATACAGGGCCAGATCCGCCCGCCTCATCAGCTCCGCCCCGTCGCAGCTGGGGTCTTCCGTTCTCGCGACACCGACTGAGACCGTCGGTGACAGGTTCGATCCGGCGATCTCGACCGGCTGTCCCAACGCCGTCTGGAGTCTGCCCACGAACACGCCTGGATCTTGCTGGTCGCCATGGATCTCAGAGATCACCGCGAACTCGTCCCCGCCTAGACGCGCCACCGCGTCCGCTGGGGCGCAGACACCTCGGATCCTGGTCGCGACCTCGCCGAGAAGCTGGTCACCGGCCGACAGGCCCAGGGAGTCGTTGATGACCTTGAAGTCGTCCACATCCAGGAAGACGAGCGCGATCTCATCAACATCGGTGTTGAGCCGATGAAGCGCGGCGTCCAAACGGTCTACGAACGCCTTCCGGTTCAGCAGCCCTGTCTGCCGGTCGTAGAGCGAGTGGAGGGTAAGGTCCCGCTCCGCCGCTCGCCGTGCCGTTACGTCCTCCACATGGACAACGAACTCCTCCAGATCGCCGCTTCTCAGCGCGGCCACCGTGATCAGCGCCAGCCTGGAGGCTCGATCCCTGCCTCGCAGACACACCTCGCCCTGCGGCACCCATCCGGGAACCCTCGGCTTCGAATCTGTCGCGGCCGCGATCAGTGACTGAAGAGTCGCTAACCCATCCGGCTCCATGAAGCTCGACACCTCACGGCCTACGAGGTCCGAGGCGTTCCCGCCCAGCAACCGGGCCAGGGCGATATTGGCTGCCCCTATGACAAGTCGCCCACCCGCTTCGCGCCTCATCCGCATAGTCGGAACAGGGGAGATGTCGAACATGGTCTTCACCGTCGCAGCATGAGCCGCGGCAACCGACGCGTCGCCCACTGGCTGCTCGGCGAGCTGGATCCCGCGTTGCCTCTCGACCGCGAGCAGCGTGGTCAACCCCAGACCAGATGCCACGCTCATCGCCAACTGCCACTGCAGCACCCCCGCCGGGCTCGCCCAGGACTGGCCAACGACCATCACGATCGTTACCGCGACCAAGCCCAGCGTCGATGCCGACCACGTGTCGTAGCGGGACGCGACAAGCAGCATGATCGGCAGCAGGATCCAGGAGATCAACCACGGGTCGAACTCAGTCACTCCCGCAGCCGCCACGAACACCGCGATCAGCGCGCTGGCCATCGTGACAGACGCGAATTCCTTGCGGCGCGGACCATCCGAACCCGATCGCAGCGCCACGGGCAGAATCAACATCACGCCCAACAGCACGGCGCTGGCGAATGATCCGGGCCATGACTCACCCGCGAGGTGCGGATCCCACGACATCCCCGGCCAACGGATAGACGCCAGAGCAGCGGTAGCACCTACGAGCAGCGCGACTCCGCCGGCGATCGCTGGGTCGATTGGGCGCGACAGATCGCAACGAAACCATCTCAACATCAGTCCGATGATCACGCCAGCGACTAGGTCAGCGAGCGTTCGTCCGATCGAACCGGTGCCTGTCACCGCGGCCAGTACCGCCAGCTCGCCAAGAGCACCACCGGCGAGAATCCAGGCAGAAGAACCACCCAACCGGATCACCGCGGCCGCGCCCAGAGCTGGAGTGAACAGAATCGCCGGGGTGTCCGAACCGTCCGTGAATACCAACACCACCGCGTCGCTCGCCGCCCAAACGACCGCTGAGAGCGCAACGGCGATCAACGGCCGCGCTCGAACCCAGCCCCCAAGCGAGGCGGCGGGCTGCGTCATCACAGGTTCCCGACACGCACCGGAGACCCGAATAGGTGGCCTTGCCCAAGATCACAACCCCTGGAGCGCAGGAACTCGGCCTGAACTGGGTCGGTCACGCCTTCAGCGATCACCTCCCGGCCAAGGTCATGCGCGACTGAGATCACCGCGGTGACGATCGTCTCATCGGCCGGGTCCCGTCCCAATCCGTCGACGAAAGACCCGTCCAGCTTGATGTAGTCGAGCGGAAGTTCCCTCATCGCGGTCAATGACGACATCCCGGTTCCGAACTCATCGACCGCGATTCTCACTCCCTGAGCCCGGACACGGCGCAGTGTCAGCAGTGCCGGTCCCGGCGCGTCCATCATGGACGGCTCCCCGAACTCCAGGACAAGATCCTTCGGGTCCAACTCGCGAGCCGACAAACGACCCCTGATGAACTGCGGATAGCTGGCGTCCGCGAGTTGACGCGGAGAGACATTGACGCCCAACCATGCCCCGAAGTCAGCCTCCTTGCGGCCCGACAGCCACGCCAAACCCAGTTCGAGGATGCGCGTGTCTAGCCTCACCGACAGCCCAGACCGCTCGGCCGCGTCCACGAAGCTGCTCGGGTGCAGGACGCTGCCGTCCGGCATCATGATCCGACCGAAGGCCTCATAGCCAACGATCGAGGAGTCGTTCAGCCTGACCACAGGCTGAAGGTCGATCGTGATTCGGTCTTCGTCCAGTGCCGAGCGAAGCAGTTCGACCATTCTCATTCGTCCGCGAACCTGCTCTTCGAGGTTCGCGGCGAAGAACTCGATCCGGTTCCTTCCTCGTTCCTTGGCCCGGTACATGGCCAGATCAGCGCGTCTGAGCAGATCCTCGGCGGTGCCAGAAGGGTCGGAGGTCTGCGCGATACCCACTGATCCGCTCAACGTGTGCGCGCGACCATGCAACTCGAACGGTTCCTCCATGGACACGCGGATCCGCTCGGCGACGGTGACAGATTCAGACGCGGAGTCCAGCGAGTCGCAGACGACGACGAACTCGTCGCCGCCCATGCGGGTGACGATGTCATCGCGTCGCACTGCCAGCGAGATCCGGCGCGCCACTTCCTGCAGCACTGTGTCGCCCCGGCGATGACCGTAGGTGTCATTGATGCTCTTGAAACTGTCGAGGTCAACGAAGAGGACCGCTACGGTTCCCGGTCGACGACCCAGCCTGGCGAGGACTCGGCTGAGGTGCTGCATCAGGACCGCACGATTAGGAAGACCTGTCAGCGGATCGTGGGAAGCCCTGTGAGACAACGCCTGCTCTGTTCGCCGGAACGCGGTCACGTCGTCCAGCGTCACTACCAGGCGACGGCCCAGCCGCGGATCGTCAATCACGGACGCGGCCAGCGCCACCCAGACCACGCCCCACCCCTGGCGGACAATCCTGACTTGCGGCTTCCGGGTGGGATCGAGCAGACCCCTTAACCCACGCTCCAGAACCGATATGTCCGTGGGATGCAGGAAACCGCTCAGATCCTGACCGACGATCTCCTGGCGGTCCATTCCGACGAGCTGCTCAAAGGACTCGCTGCAGTCCAGAATCGGTCCCATCCCCATCCCATCGTCGCTGGGAGTCAGCTCCAGCACGACCATGGGCGAGGGCGACCCCTGGAAGGCGAGTTCCCTCAGACGAGCGTTAGCGGCCTCGTCGGACACCCGAATGCCCGCCACCGCCGACCCGACTTCGGGCACACTGCTGCCCACCGATGCCTCCCCAGTTGCGTTCGCGGGACGATCGATACAGCCTACGCCGTGTTGTCGGCTCGGCGCCTCGCGAACTTGAGGTGAGCCTGGCTAATCAACTACTGCTCAACAGGCCCTTCGCGGAAGGTCTCAGTCTCGTTCAGCCGTTTGGCGATAGTCTCCGCGACTGCCGAAGGAGTGAACCCAAGCTCCGCCAGGATGCCGGATCGGGGGCCCTGCTCGATGAACCGGCACGGAATCCCCAGGGTCACCACAGGAACGTGGCTCAAAGCTTGCTGTACGGACGCTCCGACTCCCCCTCGTACGGAGTTGTCCTCGATTGTCACAACCAGCCGGGATCCGCGGGACATGTCCACCAGCGCCTCGGATACTGGAAGGACCCAGCGAGGGTCGACAACCGTGACCCCTACTCCCGATAGCCGCAACAGATCCGCGACCTCAATGGCCAAGTCGGCGAACGGTCCGATCGATACCAGCAGCACATCGCAGCCGTCCTCGAACAGGACGTCGATACCGACCTCCCTGCGCAGCTCAGGGATGTCATTCGGCAGAGCGCCTTTCGGGAACCTCAACGCTGTCGGCCCGTCGCTGATGGCCAGCGCCTCGGCGAGCTCAGCGGCGAGTGTGTCACCGTCGCGCGGAGCCGCGACTCTCATTCCAGGGATCCCCGCGAGCATCGATAGATCCCACATTCCGTTGTGGCTGGGTCCGTCATCGCCGGTAATCCCAGCTCTGTCCAGTACGAAGGTGACTGCGGCCCGGTGCAACCCCGCGTCCAGGAGCACCTGATCATAGGCGCGGTTCAGGAAAGTCGAGTAGACAGCGACAACCGGATGCAGGCCGCCCATCGCCATGCCCGCCGCGCTGGTGACCGCGTGCTGCTCGGCGATTCCGACATCGAAGCAGCGGCCGGGGAAGCGCTTCGCGAACGGTGCCAGACCGGTCGGCCCCTGCATCGCCGCCGTGATAGCGACTACGTCGGGCCGTCTCTGACCAGCCTTGACCATTTCCCGCGCGAATACCGTCGTCCAGGTCGGGCTGGGTGCGCACACGGGCACGCCAGTTTCGGGGTTGATGACACCGACTCCGTGGAACTTGTCGTCCTCGTCCAGCTCCGCCGGGCCGTAACCTCTCCCCTTCTCGGTGAGGCAATGCACAATCACCGGACCACCGAAGTCCCTGGCGCGGCGCAACGCTCCTTCGACCGTGCGCACATCGTGTCCGTCGAACGGTCCCAGGTACTTCAGTCCCAGATCCTCGAACAAGCCCTGAGGCGCCACGATGTCCTTCAGGCCTCTCTTGACGCCGTGCAGTGTCCCGTAGACGGGAGCCCCGATTACTGGGGTGTCGCTGAGGGTTCGCCGACCCCACTCCAAGAACCGCTCGTATCCCCGCGTGGTGCGCAACGTCGCCAGATAGCTGGCCACACCACCGATCGTTGGGTTATAAGAGCGCGCGTTGTCGTTCACGACGATGACCATCGGACGGTCGCTGGCGGCGATGTTGTTCAGTGCCTCCCACGCCATGCCTCCAGTCAGGGAACCGTCTCCCACGACCACAGCGATGTGGCGCTCGGCGAGCTCCCCAGAAAGATCCCAAGCCTTGGCGAGTCCGTCGGCGTAGCTCAGCGCGGTGGAGGCGTGTGAGTTCTCGATCCAGTCATGGGGGCTCTCCGCCCTGCTCGGGTACCCCGACAGCCCGCCAACCTGCCTTAGTTCGTGGAATCTGTCCCGGCGTCCGGTAATGATCTTGTGGACGTATGTCTGATGACCGGTGTCCCACAGGATCGCGTCGCTTGGCGAGTCGTATGCGCGATGAAGTGCCAGGGTCAGTTCCACGACGCCCAGGTTGGACCCCAGGTGGCCGCCAGTTCGCGCGACATTCTCGATAAGGAAGGCCCGGATCTCAGCCGCGAGCGCCGGCAGATCCACTTCGTCTACGAAACGCAGATCCTCGGGGGAGCGGATACGTCCCAGAAGATCCACAAGACCCCTTCCCTCGGGCTGCCCTGATTCTACGTGCGTGGCGCGATCAGAGGCGATCTCGCCACTGGCGTCCGCTCAAAGCGTCTAAGACTAGCTCGACCTGACGCGACGTTTCGGACGCTTCAGCCCCGCTCGACTCGATGGCGGCGAGTACGAGACCCAGCTCATGTGGTGGGAGTCGGTCCCCCAGTTCGCGGCGCGCGTTCGAATAGGAACCGCGCAATCCCTCCAGCGTGGCCTTCTGATGACGTGTGACTAGTGTCGCCAGAGCGAGTGGGTAGCGCCGCAAGACATCCTGCTCGCGAAGCCCGTCAGGACCCCGGTCGAGTAGCCACCCCACGACCTTCACCTCGAACTCCGGGGAAGCTGGAGGCGGCAGGTCCTGGGGCCACCCGGGCGGAACGATCCCGGTAGCCACACTCAGTCCAGAAGCGAACGCAACACGAACTGCAGGATCCCGCCGTTGCGGTAGTAGTCCGCCTCACCTGGCGTGTCGATCCTCACGCTCGCGTCGAAGACACGCGCACTGCCGTCGGACCGGAGAGCCTTAACGCGAACAGTGGAAGGGATGCGTCCCTCGTTCAGTTCGGCTACTCCTTCGATATCGAATACCTCCGTACCGTCCAGGCCCAGATCGTCCGCGCTCTCACCCGTGGGGAACTGCAGCGGCAAGACTCCCATCCCTATCAGGTTCGACCGGTGGATCCGCTCATATGACTGCGCTATCACGGCGCGAACGCCAAGTAGAGCGGTCCCCTTGGCCGCCCAGTCGCGCGATGAGCCCGACCCGTAGTCCTTTCCGGCCAGAACGATCAGTGGAACCCCGGCCTCCGCGTACGCCTGCGCGGCGTCGAATA
It encodes the following:
- a CDS encoding EAL domain-containing protein, which encodes MGSSVPEVGSAVAGIRVSDEAANARLRELAFQGSPSPMVVLELTPSDDGMGMGPILDCSESFEQLVGMDRQEIVGQDLSGFLHPTDISVLERGLRGLLDPTRKPQVRIVRQGWGVVWVALAASVIDDPRLGRRLVVTLDDVTAFRRTEQALSHRASHDPLTGLPNRAVLMQHLSRVLARLGRRPGTVAVLFVDLDSFKSINDTYGHRRGDTVLQEVARRISLAVRRDDIVTRMGGDEFVVVCDSLDSASESVTVAERIRVSMEEPFELHGRAHTLSGSVGIAQTSDPSGTAEDLLRRADLAMYRAKERGRNRIEFFAANLEEQVRGRMRMVELLRSALDEDRITIDLQPVVRLNDSSIVGYEAFGRIMMPDGSVLHPSSFVDAAERSGLSVRLDTRILELGLAWLSGRKEADFGAWLGVNVSPRQLADASYPQFIRGRLSARELDPKDLVLEFGEPSMMDAPGPALLTLRRVRAQGVRIAVDEFGTGMSSLTAMRELPLDYIKLDGSFVDGLGRDPADETIVTAVISVAHDLGREVIAEGVTDPVQAEFLRSRGCDLGQGHLFGSPVRVGNL
- the dxs gene encoding 1-deoxy-D-xylulose-5-phosphate synthase, yielding MDLLGRIRSPEDLRFVDEVDLPALAAEIRAFLIENVARTGGHLGSNLGVVELTLALHRAYDSPSDAILWDTGHQTYVHKIITGRRDRFHELRQVGGLSGYPSRAESPHDWIENSHASTALSYADGLAKAWDLSGELAERHIAVVVGDGSLTGGMAWEALNNIAASDRPMVIVVNDNARSYNPTIGGVASYLATLRTTRGYERFLEWGRRTLSDTPVIGAPVYGTLHGVKRGLKDIVAPQGLFEDLGLKYLGPFDGHDVRTVEGALRRARDFGGPVIVHCLTEKGRGYGPAELDEDDKFHGVGVINPETGVPVCAPSPTWTTVFAREMVKAGQRRPDVVAITAAMQGPTGLAPFAKRFPGRCFDVGIAEQHAVTSAAGMAMGGLHPVVAVYSTFLNRAYDQVLLDAGLHRAAVTFVLDRAGITGDDGPSHNGMWDLSMLAGIPGMRVAAPRDGDTLAAELAEALAISDGPTALRFPKGALPNDIPELRREVGIDVLFEDGCDVLLVSIGPFADLAIEVADLLRLSGVGVTVVDPRWVLPVSEALVDMSRGSRLVVTIEDNSVRGGVGASVQQALSHVPVVTLGIPCRFIEQGPRSGILAELGFTPSAVAETIAKRLNETETFREGPVEQ
- a CDS encoding 3-hydroxyacyl-CoA dehydrogenase NAD-binding domain-containing protein, which encodes MPEANNSGAPSLEFADEVVTHARLRFIELPDTAGTAALITLDNGFDHTKPNTFGPGGLRSLSAALDEASDRDDVVALAITGKPFIFAVGADLSGVPSIASHDQALAIGRFGHDVFRRLGEFGVPTFAFINGAAMGGGLELALHCTYRTVSSGAAAISLPECFLGLLPGWGGTYLLPNLIGPQNALRVIVDNPLAQNRMLKPKDLTSMGIADALFEPADFLERSLAWAADVISGQVKVERASIDRGEAWDATVEAARAGLSARLHGAAPAPVLAVDLIGAAKTADRDTAFAAEDAALADLIMSDELRAGLYSFDLVQKRAKRPVGAPDKSLARPVTKVGIVGAGLMASQLALLFIQRLEVPVVMTDLDQARVDKGVSYAHAELDKRLAKGRLTPDKANRLKALLTGAVSKEAFADADFVIEAVFEDLQVKKQVFAEVEEVVSDTCVLATNTSSLSVSKMAADLRHPERVVGFHFFNPVALMPLLEIARAEKTDDQSLATAFAVGKALKKSCVLVSDAPGFVVNRLLTRFLGEVTRSVDEGTPFDVADQALNPLGLPMTPFVLLQLVGPAVAFHVSETMHSAFPERFYVSENLRRVVAAGKSAIWTYDQAGTPSVDPEVAKLFEQGDKALSAAEVRDRALEALAEEVRSMLDEGVVAEPQDIDLCMILGAGWPFHLGGITPYLDRTGVSQRVTGTTFLAPGVASLAQ
- a CDS encoding EAL domain-containing protein gives rise to the protein MTQPAASLGGWVRARPLIAVALSAVVWAASDAVVLVFTDGSDTPAILFTPALGAAAVIRLGGSSAWILAGGALGELAVLAAVTGTGSIGRTLADLVAGVIIGLMLRWFRCDLSRPIDPAIAGGVALLVGATAALASIRWPGMSWDPHLAGESWPGSFASAVLLGVMLILPVALRSGSDGPRRKEFASVTMASALIAVFVAAAGVTEFDPWLISWILLPIMLLVASRYDTWSASTLGLVAVTIVMVVGQSWASPAGVLQWQLAMSVASGLGLTTLLAVERQRGIQLAEQPVGDASVAAAHAATVKTMFDISPVPTMRMRREAGGRLVIGAANIALARLLGGNASDLVGREVSSFMEPDGLATLQSLIAAATDSKPRVPGWVPQGEVCLRGRDRASRLALITVAALRSGDLEEFVVHVEDVTARRAAERDLTLHSLYDRQTGLLNRKAFVDRLDAALHRLNTDVDEIALVFLDVDDFKVINDSLGLSAGDQLLGEVATRIRGVCAPADAVARLGGDEFAVISEIHGDQQDPGVFVGRLQTALGQPVEIAGSNLSPTVSVGVARTEDPSCDGAELMRRADLALYRAKLRGRGRVQFYAESMGVQAEAALNVRIELARAVAGDGFEIAYQPIIRLRDGEVQEYEALLRLRTADGRILPPLDFLDLARSAGLMPTIDKLVLRQVLRDASKGSLPAPAAGVAVNIEAEELKDLDLASHVLGELQSSGVDPLRLTIEVTESALLMFDDEVLSNVRSLRDAGVRIAIDDFGTGYSSLSQLRNLSADILKIDRAFVSVMEEDQESRRIVSAVIQLAHDTGLVAIAEGVETREQAESLLELGCDLAQGYLFGRPELLKAAAPAPGTESLSEPATDH
- a CDS encoding thiolase family protein; protein product: MARTVRDVVFVDGVRTPFGRASKKGIYAETRADDLVIRAIRGLLARHEDLPVERLDDVCVAATTQIGDQGLTIGRTAALLAGLPRSVPGYSIDRMCAGAMTAVTTLSAPIMVGLYDIALAGGVEHMGRHPMGEGVDPNPRFLAERLVDPEALLMGKTAENLHDRFPDITRARVDEYALASQHKTAQAYENGSIQQDLIPVATRSAELGYGLATTDEPPRPGTTLEALAKLKTPFRPYGRVTAGNAAGLNDGATAALLAAESVADELGLPKKMRLVSFAFAGVAPEVMGIGPVPSTEKALSKAGLNISDIGLFEINEAFAVQVLAFLQHFGLADDDPRVNPFGGAIAVGHPLASSGIRLMTYLARHFENNPGVRYGLTTMCIGLGMGGTVIWENPNFDGKES